Proteins found in one Abyssibius alkaniclasticus genomic segment:
- a CDS encoding beta-ketoacyl-ACP reductase gives MTRTALVTGGTRGIGAAISVALKGAGYTVAANYAGNDEAAAKFTAETGIKTYKWSVADYDACVAGIAKVEAELGPVDILVNNAGITRDGMFHKMTREQWSEVIDTNLSGVFNMTHPIWGGMRDRKFGRVINISSVNGQKGQAGQANYSAAKAGDIGFTRALAQEGARAGITVNAICPGYIGTEMVRAIPEKVLNERIIPQIPVGRLGEPEEIARCVVFLASDDAGFMTGSTISPNGGQFFS, from the coding sequence ATGACCAGAACGGCCCTTGTAACAGGTGGAACCCGCGGCATTGGTGCGGCCATTTCGGTCGCGCTGAAAGGGGCGGGCTACACCGTTGCTGCCAATTATGCAGGCAATGACGAGGCAGCGGCGAAGTTCACCGCCGAAACCGGCATCAAAACCTATAAATGGTCGGTGGCCGATTATGATGCCTGTGTCGCGGGAATTGCCAAGGTTGAAGCCGAGCTTGGCCCGGTCGATATTCTGGTGAACAATGCCGGCATTACCCGCGATGGCATGTTTCACAAGATGACCCGCGAACAATGGTCCGAGGTGATCGACACCAACCTGTCGGGCGTGTTCAACATGACCCACCCTATCTGGGGTGGTATGCGGGACCGTAAATTTGGCCGGGTGATCAATATCAGCTCGGTCAACGGGCAGAAGGGCCAGGCCGGTCAGGCCAACTATTCGGCGGCCAAGGCGGGCGATATCGGCTTTACCCGCGCATTGGCACAGGAAGGGGCGCGCGCGGGCATTACCGTCAACGCCATTTGCCCCGGCTATATCGGCACCGAAATGGTGCGCGCCATTCCCGAAAAGGTGCTGAACGAGCGGATCATCCCGCAAATTCCCGTGGGCCGTTTGGGCGAGCCGGAAGAAATTGCGCGCTGCGTGGTCTTTCTTGCATCCGATGATGCGGGCTTTATGACCGGGTCGACCATTTCGCCAAACGGCGGCCAGTTCTTTAGCTGA
- a CDS encoding sugar-transfer associated ATP-grasp domain-containing protein, whose protein sequence is MVEPSDILRSVSQMRAPSVTLMMQYVAQKQGVSTGRQVREMFALRYGPGKLLPHEYYRLRVYRRDLSRSDKREFLGDRAAKALNYGLTAPELAGARYMVDQKPVFLALCAASNLACTETQAMYSPRQTVGSWAQLRSAAEIVAFLRHDARYPLYCKPTDSKQSIGGIEIERLDADGHLVFGEGLSGPHIEAFAAEILAKFPSGYLFQTCEAMAKDLRGLAPKGLGPMRLNSILTEQGAPLVFFGSFRMPVDGTESGPTKSKRRYFANLDLEKNEISIAMERTDGAHLIIEHQPVTGTKLPGFKVEQLPDAVALVKAAHMLMPELGIIGWDVALTDKGPLIIEGNGNPSCSHYQLVRGRGIMNAEHRPLFAAAKARADAISAAIKAGNDAWQLGAIRDIVALERGRFNS, encoded by the coding sequence ATGGTTGAACCGTCAGACATCCTGCGCTCGGTCTCGCAAATGCGCGCGCCAAGCGTTACATTGATGATGCAGTATGTCGCGCAAAAGCAGGGCGTTTCCACCGGGCGGCAAGTGCGCGAAATGTTCGCGCTGCGCTATGGTCCGGGCAAGCTGCTGCCGCATGAATATTACCGTTTGCGCGTGTATCGGCGCGACCTTTCGCGCAGTGACAAGCGCGAATTTCTGGGAGACCGGGCTGCAAAGGCGCTGAATTACGGCCTGACCGCACCCGAACTTGCCGGCGCGCGCTACATGGTCGACCAAAAGCCGGTATTTCTTGCGCTCTGCGCGGCCAGCAACCTTGCCTGCACCGAAACTCAGGCCATGTATTCGCCCCGCCAAACCGTGGGATCCTGGGCGCAACTGCGCAGTGCTGCGGAAATTGTTGCCTTCCTTCGGCATGACGCGCGCTATCCGCTCTACTGCAAGCCCACCGATAGCAAACAATCCATCGGCGGGATCGAGATCGAGCGGCTTGATGCCGACGGGCATCTGGTTTTTGGCGAAGGCCTTTCCGGGCCACACATAGAGGCGTTTGCCGCCGAGATTCTGGCCAAATTCCCAAGCGGCTATTTGTTTCAAACCTGCGAGGCAATGGCCAAGGATCTGCGCGGCCTTGCACCCAAAGGGCTTGGCCCGATGCGGCTGAACTCGATTTTAACCGAACAGGGCGCGCCGCTGGTGTTTTTCGGCTCGTTCCGGATGCCGGTCGATGGCACGGAATCCGGGCCGACAAAATCCAAGCGGCGCTATTTTGCCAATCTTGATCTTGAAAAGAACGAAATCAGCATCGCGATGGAACGCACCGACGGGGCCCATTTGATAATCGAACACCAGCCGGTGACGGGCACCAAACTGCCGGGCTTCAAGGTTGAACAGCTGCCCGATGCGGTTGCGCTGGTGAAAGCCGCCCATATGCTTATGCCCGAACTTGGGATCATCGGCTGGGATGTCGCGCTGACCGACAAAGGCCCGCTGATCATCGAGGGCAATGGCAACCCGTCATGCAGCCATTACCAGCTTGTGCGCGGGCGCGGCATCATGAATGCAGAACACAGGCCGCTTTTCGCCGCGGCCAAGGCCCGGGCCGATGCCATTTCCGCCGCGATCAAGGCGGGCAACGATGCCTGGCAGCTTGGCGCGATACGCGACATCGTGGCGTTGGAGCGCGGGCGCTTCAATTCCTAG
- a CDS encoding type 1 glutamine amidotransferase yields MRIGILETGNVSDALKARFGDYPSIFHALIHTRLPDAEFIDVSIVNGEKLGRPDDADGWLITGSRHGVYEDLDWINALKAFVRDCVAQNVPLVGICFGHQLIAEAMGGKVEKSERGWGLGVHEYQTHNLPGWMADLKSSFKGYAVHQDQIVTPPSSAQIIASSEFCPYAAMVYGNPDAPDAITVQSHPEMTAEFVQGLIDTRLNAIVPAERVALAEAGLVQQVQNDIWTALIARFLEAASKRRASAAA; encoded by the coding sequence ATGCGAATCGGAATTCTTGAAACGGGCAATGTTTCGGATGCGCTGAAAGCGCGGTTCGGCGATTATCCCAGCATTTTTCATGCGCTCATCCATACCCGGTTGCCCGATGCGGAGTTCATTGATGTGTCTATCGTCAATGGCGAAAAACTTGGCCGCCCGGATGACGCCGATGGCTGGCTGATCACCGGCTCGCGGCACGGCGTATACGAAGATCTGGACTGGATCAATGCGCTCAAGGCCTTTGTGCGCGACTGTGTGGCCCAGAATGTGCCGCTGGTTGGCATATGCTTTGGCCACCAGCTTATTGCCGAGGCGATGGGTGGCAAGGTTGAAAAATCGGAACGCGGCTGGGGGCTGGGTGTGCATGAATATCAAACCCACAACCTGCCGGGCTGGATGGCCGATCTCAAGTCCAGCTTCAAGGGCTATGCCGTGCATCAAGACCAAATCGTAACGCCGCCGAGCAGCGCGCAGATCATCGCCAGCTCCGAATTTTGCCCTTATGCGGCAATGGTTTATGGCAACCCCGATGCGCCCGATGCCATTACCGTGCAATCCCATCCGGAGATGACCGCCGAATTTGTGCAAGGGCTGATCGATACGCGGTTGAACGCAATCGTGCCCGCCGAGCGCGTGGCCCTTGCCGAAGCCGGGCTCGTGCAGCAGGTGCAAAACGATATCTGGACCGCGCTGATCGCCCGTTTTCTTGAGGCGGCCAGCAAGCGCCGCGCCAGCGCCGCAGCTTGA
- a CDS encoding DMT family transporter, with the protein MSSLRATLLGSIAVLLWALLALFTTLSGGLPPFQLSAISFALGAAIGLPSLIRQRARLKGLPLRVWLLGVGGIFGYHFFYFTALANAPAAEASLVAYLWPLFIVLFSALLPGEKLRAGHMVGALIAFGGAAMLIARTGFDIAPEYWLGFGAAALCALIWSGYSVASRAVGAVPSIIIAAYCAISALLALASHLLWETTVWPQTTQAWLALLALGLGPVGLAFYVWDIGVKRGNIQLLGVLAYAAPVLSTLVLVLAGLAPATPVLLGAAALIAFGALVAARA; encoded by the coding sequence TTGAGCAGCCTGCGTGCAACCCTCCTGGGCAGCATTGCGGTGCTGCTTTGGGCGCTGCTTGCGCTGTTCACCACGCTTTCCGGTGGTTTGCCGCCCTTCCAGCTTTCGGCAATCAGCTTTGCGCTTGGGGCGGCGATTGGCCTGCCCAGCCTGATCCGCCAGCGCGCCCGCCTGAAAGGGCTGCCATTGCGGGTCTGGCTGCTTGGGGTTGGTGGGATATTCGGCTACCACTTCTTCTATTTTACCGCCCTGGCCAATGCGCCCGCGGCCGAAGCCAGCCTTGTTGCCTATCTCTGGCCGCTGTTCATTGTGCTGTTTTCGGCACTTCTGCCGGGTGAAAAACTGCGCGCGGGCCATATGGTTGGGGCGCTCATTGCCTTTGGCGGCGCCGCCATGCTGATCGCCCGCACGGGTTTTGACATCGCTCCGGAATACTGGCTTGGCTTTGGTGCCGCGGCGTTATGCGCGCTGATCTGGTCTGGCTATTCGGTGGCCAGCCGCGCGGTGGGCGCGGTGCCCAGCATCATCATCGCCGCCTATTGCGCCATTTCCGCCCTCTTGGCGCTGGCCAGCCATCTGCTGTGGGAAACAACGGTCTGGCCGCAAACCACGCAGGCCTGGCTGGCCTTGCTTGCGCTTGGGCTTGGCCCGGTCGGACTGGCGTTTTACGTGTGGGATATTGGCGTGAAACGCGGCAATATCCAACTGCTCGGCGTGCTGGCCTATGCAGCCCCCGTGCTGTCGACACTCGTTCTGGTTCTGGCGGGCCTTGCGCCTGCCACGCCGGTTTTGCTTGGCGCGGCAGCCCTTATTGCATTTGGTGCGCTGGTTGCGGCGCGAGCCTAG
- a CDS encoding YdcH family protein codes for MNLDSHISELRKKHAALEDRISKDQRSPGSNDLSLIEMKREKLRLKDEIERLSAH; via the coding sequence ATGAATCTCGACAGCCATATTTCCGAATTGCGTAAGAAACACGCCGCATTGGAAGATCGAATCAGCAAAGACCAACGCAGTCCGGGGAGCAATGATCTGTCATTGATTGAAATGAAGCGCGAAAAGCTGCGCCTGAAGGATGAGATCGAGCGGCTGAGCGCGCATTGA
- a CDS encoding tRNA1(Val) (adenine(37)-N6)-methyltransferase → MGFAESALSRDAFLSGRLWLAQPVAGYRAATDPVFLAAAVPAQSGQSVLELGCGAGVALAALSRRVAGLDAHGVELQPDYAALARLNAVENGLRLTIHDGDLAEMPASLRALSFDHVMANPPFYADHAGTAPRDAGKARAQQQPMTALSVWVDAALRRLHPRGMITLVHRAEALGDILAALNGRAGDVTVLPLAARQGRCAGRLIVQAVKGARGPLRLLAPLIVHEGAQHGAADDAYSPVARAILRDMAPLALLRPAR, encoded by the coding sequence ATGGGGTTTGCCGAATCCGCGCTCAGCCGGGATGCGTTTTTAAGCGGGCGGCTGTGGCTGGCGCAGCCCGTTGCGGGCTATCGCGCCGCAACCGACCCGGTGTTTCTGGCGGCCGCCGTGCCCGCGCAATCCGGCCAATCGGTGCTGGAACTTGGCTGCGGTGCAGGCGTGGCGCTGGCCGCGCTTAGCCGCCGTGTCGCCGGGCTTGATGCGCATGGCGTGGAATTGCAGCCCGATTATGCCGCGCTTGCGCGCCTGAATGCGGTGGAAAACGGGCTGCGGCTGACCATACATGACGGCGATCTTGCTGAAATGCCCGCCAGCCTGCGCGCGCTTAGTTTCGATCATGTCATGGCCAATCCGCCCTTTTACGCCGACCATGCCGGCACCGCCCCGCGCGATGCGGGCAAGGCGCGCGCCCAGCAGCAGCCGATGACCGCGCTGTCGGTCTGGGTGGATGCCGCGCTGCGCCGCCTGCATCCGCGCGGCATGATCACGCTCGTGCATCGGGCCGAGGCTTTGGGTGACATTCTTGCCGCGCTGAACGGGCGGGCGGGGGATGTGACCGTGCTGCCGCTGGCCGCGCGCCAGGGGCGCTGCGCCGGGCGCCTGATTGTGCAGGCGGTGAAGGGCGCGCGCGGCCCGCTGCGGCTGCTTGCGCCGCTCATCGTGCATGAAGGCGCGCAGCACGGGGCTGCCGATGATGCCTATAGCCCGGTTGCGCGCGCAATTCTGCGCGATATGGCGCCATTGGCACTTTTGCGCCCAGCGCGCTGA
- a CDS encoding DUF2007 domain-containing protein, translated as MKEIFRSTDPTEIAFARALLEGEEISVVVFDENMSVFYGGIGLFPRRVMVVDDDAQEATQVLRDNGLETKA; from the coding sequence ATGAAAGAGATTTTCCGCAGCACAGACCCGACCGAAATAGCCTTTGCCCGCGCCTTGCTCGAGGGTGAGGAGATTTCCGTTGTGGTGTTTGATGAGAATATGAGCGTGTTTTACGGCGGGATTGGCCTGTTCCCCCGCCGGGTGATGGTTGTGGATGATGATGCGCAAGAGGCCACACAGGTGCTGCGCGACAATGGTCTGGAAACGAAAGCCTAG